In a single window of the Hoyosella subflava DQS3-9A1 genome:
- the eutC gene encoding ethanolamine ammonia-lyase subunit EutC, which translates to MTDFWAPLRTSTQARIGLGRAGDGLPTRSVLEFRAAHAAARDAVHQPLDVEVFAKEVESLGLGAPAVVRSQVADRGEYLRRPDLGRVPASLEDVAKADADVGVVLADGLSPRALHDHGAALLGAVAQAVKGVYTIAPPVIATSARVALGDHIGAALGAEILIVLIGERPGLSVADSLGIYLTYQPRPGRADSERNCISNIHPPDGLGYTEAARIVKGLIGGARELGRSGVDLKDTSRLELTGTTAVERG; encoded by the coding sequence ATGACTGATTTTTGGGCGCCTCTACGGACCTCGACGCAGGCCCGTATCGGTCTCGGCCGTGCGGGGGACGGGCTCCCGACGCGCAGTGTTCTCGAGTTCCGCGCCGCTCACGCCGCTGCGCGTGACGCGGTGCACCAGCCACTCGACGTGGAGGTGTTCGCCAAGGAGGTCGAGTCGCTCGGTCTTGGTGCACCGGCTGTGGTGCGCAGCCAGGTTGCGGATCGCGGCGAGTATTTGCGGCGCCCCGACTTGGGGCGAGTTCCCGCCAGCCTCGAGGATGTGGCGAAAGCTGACGCTGACGTGGGCGTAGTTCTCGCTGACGGTCTGTCACCGCGGGCGCTGCATGACCATGGTGCCGCTCTTCTCGGCGCCGTGGCCCAGGCCGTTAAGGGGGTGTACACAATCGCACCGCCAGTCATTGCGACGTCAGCGCGTGTCGCGTTGGGCGACCATATTGGCGCGGCCCTCGGCGCGGAAATTCTCATTGTCCTTATCGGGGAGCGGCCGGGACTGTCCGTCGCTGACAGTCTGGGCATCTACCTGACGTACCAGCCTCGGCCTGGCCGTGCCGATTCGGAACGGAACTGTATTTCCAACATTCACCCGCCGGACGGGCTCGGCTACACGGAAGCAGCGAGGATCGTGAAAGGCCTGATCGGTGGGGCCCGGGAACTCGGACGTTCCGGTGTCGACCTCAAAGACACGTCGCGCCTGGAGCTGACTGGGACTACCGCGGTGGAACGAGGTTAG
- the recD gene encoding exodeoxyribonuclease V subunit alpha — protein MTVSTVLNAQGLLHVFNEAGILAPADVHVAQRLQKLGGESSEIVLLAAALATRAVRLGSVCVDLNRLSEVTVESEIDLDGLPWPDSADVGAALKRSPLLGSAEYPLQPLRLVATTEGELLYLERYYQQEQTIRRILDQRALSHPTVDAAQVTNILGGLFRTEEGVATAPPDRQRIAAALAATHWTTVVAGGPGTGKTHTVARILAVLHALHGEGLRVGLAAPTGKAAARLEESINQQAAPLGLPAGLSAMTLHRLLGWRPGSRHRFRHDEYNRLPYDVVVLDETSMVSLTMMCRLLEAVRPDARLLLVGDPDQLTSVEAGAVLADLVARPASSGASPSPQLEPLIRADLDATDDPDEAALSPFEKQRLHRGVIRLSRGRRFGGNISVLATAVRDGRADDVLEILHTSFDDVSFCPPGELTSLRHDIVAASAALTARATAGDVPGALKTLESHRLLCAHRDGPFGVRQWAQQAMDWISADTGERLDPFRWYPGQPLLVTENDHDAKVYNGDTGVVVAHGEGVVAAFQRGENPILLHPNQLAAVQTVYAMTIHRSQGSQYDTVSVLLPDDASALLTRELLYTAITRARHHVRIIGTDVSVAAGVARQVQRASGLRRTLV, from the coding sequence ATGACAGTCAGTACCGTTCTCAACGCCCAGGGCTTACTCCACGTCTTCAATGAGGCAGGCATCCTCGCTCCGGCGGACGTGCACGTCGCCCAGCGGCTGCAGAAGCTTGGTGGCGAATCATCCGAGATCGTGCTCCTCGCTGCAGCTCTCGCCACGCGCGCGGTGCGGCTCGGCTCCGTGTGTGTCGACCTCAATCGGCTCTCGGAAGTCACTGTCGAGTCCGAAATTGATCTAGACGGACTGCCGTGGCCGGACAGCGCCGACGTTGGCGCAGCCCTGAAACGAAGCCCCCTCCTCGGGAGCGCCGAGTATCCACTTCAGCCGCTGCGGCTCGTCGCGACAACCGAAGGGGAACTTCTCTATCTCGAGCGGTACTACCAGCAAGAGCAAACCATCCGCCGCATCCTTGACCAGCGCGCGCTGAGCCATCCCACGGTTGACGCCGCGCAGGTCACCAACATCCTGGGCGGGTTGTTCCGCACCGAGGAGGGCGTCGCCACTGCACCGCCGGACCGGCAGCGCATCGCCGCGGCACTAGCGGCGACACACTGGACCACCGTCGTAGCGGGAGGCCCCGGCACGGGTAAAACCCACACCGTCGCACGTATTCTCGCCGTGCTGCATGCGCTGCACGGTGAAGGCCTGCGCGTCGGACTTGCCGCCCCGACCGGCAAAGCTGCTGCGCGCCTTGAAGAATCGATCAATCAGCAGGCTGCTCCGCTCGGGCTCCCCGCAGGGCTCTCCGCGATGACTTTGCACCGGCTGCTCGGCTGGCGGCCCGGCAGTCGGCACCGCTTCCGGCACGATGAGTACAACCGGCTGCCTTACGACGTGGTGGTGCTCGACGAAACGTCGATGGTGTCGCTGACGATGATGTGCCGCCTCCTCGAAGCGGTCCGGCCGGACGCCCGCTTGCTGCTCGTGGGCGACCCCGACCAGTTGACGTCCGTCGAAGCCGGGGCCGTTCTTGCTGACCTTGTTGCCCGGCCAGCCAGCTCAGGCGCGTCACCCAGCCCGCAACTCGAGCCGCTGATCCGCGCTGACCTCGACGCCACCGACGATCCTGACGAAGCCGCTCTCAGCCCGTTCGAGAAGCAGCGCTTGCACCGGGGCGTCATCCGGCTCAGCCGCGGCCGGAGGTTTGGCGGCAACATCTCCGTACTCGCAACAGCGGTGCGAGATGGCCGCGCTGACGACGTTCTCGAAATTCTGCACACCAGCTTCGACGACGTGTCATTCTGCCCGCCTGGTGAACTCACGTCGCTCCGTCATGACATCGTCGCCGCCTCCGCAGCGCTGACCGCGCGCGCCACGGCTGGTGATGTGCCCGGCGCATTGAAGACACTCGAATCGCATCGGCTGCTGTGTGCGCACCGTGATGGGCCGTTCGGTGTCCGGCAATGGGCTCAGCAGGCCATGGACTGGATCAGTGCAGACACGGGTGAACGGCTCGACCCCTTCCGCTGGTACCCAGGGCAGCCCCTGCTGGTCACGGAGAACGATCATGACGCGAAGGTATACAACGGCGATACCGGGGTGGTGGTTGCGCACGGCGAGGGGGTGGTGGCGGCGTTCCAGCGCGGAGAGAACCCGATTCTGTTGCACCCCAACCAGCTTGCAGCGGTACAGACGGTGTACGCAATGACAATTCACCGCAGTCAGGGCAGCCAGTACGACACTGTCAGCGTCCTTCTGCCTGACGACGCGTCCGCGCTGCTGACGCGCGAACTCCTGTACACCGCCATCACTCGGGCACGGCACCACGTCCGGATCATCGGTACCGACGTCTCTGTCGCGGCGGGTGTCGCCCGGCAGGTACAAAGGGCCAGCGGGCTGCGGCGGACGCTCGTGTAG
- a CDS encoding APC family permease codes for MSSSGGAGLVRVLGRWDVLAVAFGAMIGFGWIVLTGGFLEDAGTLGAALAFVIGGVIVSLVGLTYAELVSAMPEAGGEHNYVLRGLGSWPAFLTSWTLVLGYIAVCAFEAVALPHSLKYLVPQLDTGYLWTIADNEVYAVWAAVGIGGGLAMAILNYVGVRPAAIFQTIAVVFLLAVGATLLVGSFTGGETEHMQPLFATGFSGILVVLIAVPFLFVGFDIIPQSAGEIRLPFKLIGILLIISVALAAAWYILIILTVGSSMPADVLADADLAAADGMTALWNSQTMGNLLVLGGIAGILTSWNGFLIGGSRLIYAMAESGMLPRWFAKVHPRFHTPTNAIIFITALTVIAPLFGRQTLIWLVGAGGFAIVVAYIMVAITFLVLRRREPGMERPFRVGPARTVGVLAVALAIGLLVLFLPGMPGGLSVPEWVILAIWGVLGLILLTRVPRITHGPDAEERIRAATNHASTITS; via the coding sequence ATGAGTAGCAGCGGTGGGGCGGGCCTGGTTCGGGTCCTGGGGCGGTGGGATGTGCTCGCGGTCGCGTTCGGCGCGATGATCGGCTTCGGCTGGATCGTCCTGACTGGCGGGTTTCTCGAGGATGCGGGGACACTCGGTGCGGCGCTGGCATTCGTTATCGGCGGCGTCATCGTTTCGCTGGTGGGACTGACCTACGCCGAACTCGTGTCGGCGATGCCCGAGGCCGGCGGGGAGCACAACTATGTGCTCCGCGGTCTGGGGTCGTGGCCAGCGTTCCTTACGTCGTGGACACTCGTGCTGGGGTACATCGCGGTGTGCGCGTTCGAAGCGGTCGCGCTGCCGCACAGCCTGAAATATCTGGTGCCGCAACTCGATACGGGATACTTGTGGACGATCGCGGACAACGAGGTCTATGCCGTGTGGGCGGCCGTCGGTATCGGCGGCGGACTCGCGATGGCAATCCTGAACTATGTCGGCGTGCGCCCCGCCGCGATCTTCCAGACGATTGCGGTGGTCTTCCTGCTCGCGGTCGGTGCGACACTGCTTGTCGGTTCCTTCACCGGCGGCGAGACCGAGCACATGCAGCCACTATTCGCGACCGGGTTCTCCGGCATCCTGGTGGTACTGATCGCGGTACCGTTCCTCTTCGTCGGCTTCGACATCATCCCGCAGTCCGCCGGGGAGATCCGCCTGCCCTTCAAACTGATCGGTATCCTGCTGATCATCTCCGTGGCACTCGCCGCCGCCTGGTACATCCTGATCATCCTCACCGTCGGCTCCTCGATGCCCGCAGACGTCCTCGCGGACGCAGACCTCGCAGCGGCTGATGGCATGACCGCGCTGTGGAACAGCCAGACCATGGGCAACCTTCTGGTCCTCGGCGGTATCGCGGGCATCCTGACCAGCTGGAACGGGTTCCTCATCGGCGGCAGCCGCCTCATCTACGCCATGGCCGAATCCGGCATGCTGCCCCGCTGGTTCGCCAAAGTCCACCCGCGGTTCCACACACCGACCAACGCGATCATCTTCATCACCGCCCTGACAGTCATCGCACCGCTATTCGGGCGCCAGACCCTGATCTGGCTCGTCGGTGCCGGTGGTTTCGCGATCGTCGTCGCCTACATCATGGTGGCGATCACCTTCCTGGTGCTGCGCCGCCGCGAACCCGGCATGGAACGCCCGTTCCGCGTCGGCCCCGCCCGCACCGTGGGTGTCCTCGCCGTCGCACTCGCGATCGGACTGCTGGTGCTCTTCCTGCCCGGCATGCCAGGCGGACTCTCGGTACCGGAGTGGGTCATCCTCGCCATCTGGGGCGTCCTCGGACTCATACTGCTGACACGCGTCCCCCGCATCACACACGGCCCCGACGCCGAAGAACGCATCAGAGCCGCAACGAACCACGCATCCACCATCACGAGCTGA
- a CDS encoding phosphotransferase enzyme family protein: MSEPTIRSWVEDDFGMALHAVTAITEGADATAQTWRGTADDGERYAIKLSRGATAGLSAQAHLARHNVHGVPAPLLTRSGSIWSIRSGKRLSVIPWIEGRPGSEMTTEHWCAFGRLLARVHSSHVPEQLGASLRAVSFTPHSLLDELADVRSALARPVTDSLVTPLAAIWATHAGDIAYLASISEMLGARLQDRAAPAVLCHTDAHAGNIVWNEHGVYLLDWDDAELTPPERDLMFIDHGGVLASAPVTEEQQASFYRGYWADRDDRDRGESGADSGTDSGADRERMLYFHCVRALTDVRELAAVVLDEHTWDRPQRVKALEHTRDSWGPSGHASRVLAMARQRSGTAAWS, encoded by the coding sequence ATGTCTGAGCCAACTATCCGCAGCTGGGTGGAGGACGACTTCGGCATGGCTCTGCACGCAGTCACCGCCATCACCGAAGGTGCTGACGCGACCGCTCAGACCTGGCGCGGCACGGCCGACGACGGCGAACGGTACGCCATCAAGCTGAGTCGCGGCGCAACGGCAGGCTTAAGTGCCCAGGCACACCTTGCGCGGCACAACGTCCACGGCGTACCTGCCCCTCTCCTCACGCGGTCTGGGTCAATCTGGTCGATCCGGTCGGGTAAGCGGTTGAGCGTGATCCCCTGGATCGAGGGACGACCGGGCTCCGAGATGACGACGGAACACTGGTGCGCGTTCGGTCGTCTGCTCGCTCGCGTCCACTCCTCCCACGTACCGGAACAACTCGGCGCGAGTTTGCGCGCCGTGTCATTCACACCGCACAGCCTCCTTGACGAACTCGCGGACGTGCGGTCCGCCCTCGCGCGTCCGGTCACGGACTCGCTCGTCACACCGCTCGCAGCTATATGGGCCACACACGCCGGCGATATCGCCTACCTAGCGTCGATTTCAGAAATGCTCGGAGCCCGCCTGCAGGACAGAGCGGCGCCGGCTGTGTTGTGCCACACAGATGCTCACGCGGGCAATATCGTCTGGAACGAGCACGGGGTGTATCTCCTCGACTGGGATGACGCGGAACTCACGCCGCCAGAACGTGACCTCATGTTCATAGATCACGGGGGTGTTCTCGCTTCCGCTCCCGTCACCGAGGAGCAGCAAGCGTCGTTTTACCGGGGATACTGGGCCGATCGAGATGACCGGGACCGTGGCGAATCCGGGGCTGACTCGGGGACCGACTCGGGTGCTGACCGTGAGCGGATGCTCTATTTCCACTGCGTGCGCGCCCTCACTGATGTGCGGGAACTGGCCGCTGTTGTCCTTGACGAGCACACCTGGGACAGGCCCCAGCGTGTCAAGGCACTGGAACATACGCGAGATTCGTGGGGACCATCCGGTCACGCGTCGCGGGTGCTCGCAATGGCACGACAACGCTCCGGCACGGCGGCATGGTCATGA
- a CDS encoding Rieske (2Fe-2S) protein → MFRVGSKSDLPKGKVTQAGKFAVGNNGEYFAVGRTCRHFGANLAQGSIDADGCLVCPWHGAKYDVKTGRMILGPQGIFAKIPGLGPTFKALTRALPLRRGRVVVKDDEIFVDE, encoded by the coding sequence ATGTTCCGAGTCGGTTCCAAGAGTGATTTACCCAAGGGCAAGGTTACTCAGGCAGGCAAGTTCGCTGTCGGAAACAACGGTGAGTATTTCGCCGTGGGGCGAACCTGCCGTCATTTCGGTGCGAACCTTGCCCAGGGGAGCATCGATGCCGATGGATGCCTAGTCTGCCCGTGGCACGGCGCAAAGTATGACGTGAAAACTGGGCGCATGATCCTGGGCCCGCAGGGCATCTTCGCGAAGATCCCCGGTCTTGGACCCACATTCAAAGCCCTCACGCGAGCCTTGCCTCTCCGGCGGGGCCGCGTCGTGGTGAAGGACGACGAGATCTTCGTCGACGAGTAG
- a CDS encoding LLM class F420-dependent oxidoreductase, whose product MKLGLQLGYWGAQPPANARELIAAAEAEGFDAVFAAESWGSDAFTPLAWWGSATQRVRLGTSVAQISARTPTSCAMHALTLDHLNGGRTILGLGVSGPQVVEGWYGQPFAKPLARTREYVSIVRQVLARQAPVTSDGPHYPLPYAGGNATGLGKPLKPITHPLRAGIPVWLGAEGPKNIALTAEIADGWLAIYYSPRLAPMYNEWLDEGFARAGARRSRADFEVAATCQVVVTEDRAGEIARLKPVTALYVGGMGAPELNFHAQVYRRMGYGDVVDEVTALFRSGQKDAAAAAIPDEMVTETMIIGDAAQVRDDVKRWEDSGVTMLLVTCHDPEHVSQLANLVPPR is encoded by the coding sequence ATGAAGCTCGGATTGCAGCTCGGATACTGGGGCGCGCAGCCGCCAGCCAATGCGCGGGAACTTATTGCCGCGGCAGAAGCAGAAGGCTTCGACGCTGTCTTTGCGGCGGAGTCGTGGGGGTCAGACGCGTTCACCCCGCTCGCCTGGTGGGGGTCGGCGACGCAACGAGTCCGGCTCGGAACCTCCGTCGCGCAGATCTCGGCGCGCACCCCGACAAGCTGTGCGATGCATGCCCTCACACTCGACCATCTCAACGGGGGCCGCACCATCCTGGGGCTTGGCGTTTCCGGGCCGCAAGTAGTCGAGGGCTGGTACGGCCAGCCGTTCGCGAAGCCACTCGCCCGCACCCGTGAGTACGTGTCGATCGTGCGGCAGGTTCTCGCCCGCCAGGCTCCTGTGACCAGCGACGGCCCGCACTATCCACTCCCGTACGCGGGCGGCAACGCGACCGGGCTGGGCAAGCCCCTCAAGCCGATCACCCACCCGCTCCGCGCCGGCATCCCGGTCTGGCTCGGCGCGGAAGGGCCCAAAAATATCGCACTTACTGCGGAAATCGCGGACGGCTGGCTCGCGATCTATTACTCGCCGCGCCTGGCACCGATGTACAACGAGTGGCTCGATGAAGGGTTCGCGCGTGCGGGAGCTCGACGTAGCCGCGCCGACTTCGAAGTCGCGGCGACATGCCAGGTGGTCGTCACCGAAGACCGCGCGGGAGAAATCGCCCGGCTCAAACCGGTGACTGCTCTGTATGTCGGAGGTATGGGTGCTCCCGAACTGAACTTTCATGCGCAGGTGTACCGGCGGATGGGCTACGGCGACGTTGTGGACGAGGTGACGGCTCTTTTCCGGTCGGGGCAGAAGGATGCCGCCGCCGCGGCGATTCCCGATGAGATGGTGACCGAGACGATGATCATCGGGGACGCCGCGCAGGTTCGCGACGACGTCAAACGCTGGGAGGACTCCGGAGTGACGATGCTGCTGGTCACGTGCCACGACCCGGAGCATGTGAGTCAGCTCGCTAACCTCGTTCCACCGCGGTAG
- a CDS encoding UvrD-helicase domain-containing protein, whose amino-acid sequence MFDLTGPLPDGTTVLEASAGTGKTYAIVGLAARYVAEGRASLSELLLVTFSRAATQELRERTRERLTETAYALADAHAAAAHDDPLIRHLATGTLEDVRERRDRLTHALSDFDAATIATTHSFCQRMLDSLGLAGEHEPHVTFTESIDDLAAEVIDDLYLKHYAGQSAPPISLAAARAAALAAIRDRQARLAPFNADDGSAPWHLVAFAEAARGEIERRKRIAGIRTFDDLLILLRDTLADQVHGDTACERVRRQYRLVLVDEFQDTDPVQWEILSRAFHGHSTLILVGDPKQAIYAFRGAEVLSYLDAARQASNHRQLGVNWRSDAGLIAALDHLYGRAALGHADIVVGSVTAHHTKSRIEETVPLRLRYLPRTGSGPLGRTGFPPIGRLRARVARDLAADVARLLRSGRRVSLGPEDRPVAPNDIAILVRKWAHIPYIRDELDRLAVPSVLAGGASVFTTPSATQWLWLLHALEQPHRPGRVRLAALTPLLGYRPEQLDDEAMAGLSGHLRAWAELFSTAGFAAVSERIAAHTGFDARLLSHESGERDLTDLRHIAQLLNEAALENSYGLSALTRWLTRRIQDPNSGGGSDRSQRLDSEAAAVQIVTIHGSKGLQFPIVYVPYGWDGAKDPYPSSLLLHDDDGRRILDIGGKESPDFFRHRTRCNREDAGEELRLLYVALTRAQCQAVLWWAPAYGTETAPLQRLLMGRSSDSTEPALPAKVPEDHIAAQILEDWGGAAAQYISVEAAGKGGGPALSWEPAPEPVRELAAAEFHRSLDAKWRRTSYSALIATAHDPAGVSSEPEEPVISDEPDAEPHLVSDRGGAPSLMNDLPSGAVFGTLVHEILETVDTSTGDLPAELHNRCRDAIRRRHSEVEPAALATALHAVMTTPLGYGTLADIRPGDLLPELSFEFPLAGGDTPVSDRVTLQRIARLLHNHVPADDPLASYHRVLTTVKAPPLRGFLTGSIDAVLRVPGPRYIVADYKTNRLGRGDLTVGHYTPEAMAAEMLHAHYPLQALLYCVALHRYLRWRQPHYEPEVHLGTVQYLFVRGMIGPDTPPGHGVFEWKPPARLVVQLSDMLAASDLGAETDV is encoded by the coding sequence ATGTTCGACCTCACAGGCCCACTCCCAGACGGCACGACGGTTCTTGAGGCCAGCGCGGGCACGGGGAAGACCTACGCCATTGTCGGACTCGCCGCCCGGTATGTCGCTGAGGGCCGCGCCAGCCTTTCCGAATTGCTCCTCGTGACATTCAGCCGCGCGGCCACACAGGAACTCCGCGAACGCACACGGGAACGTCTGACCGAAACCGCATACGCGCTCGCTGACGCGCACGCGGCAGCAGCGCATGACGACCCACTGATCCGGCATCTCGCCACCGGGACATTGGAGGATGTTCGTGAGCGCCGCGACCGGCTGACGCACGCCCTCTCCGACTTCGACGCGGCGACGATCGCCACCACACACAGCTTCTGCCAGCGCATGCTCGACAGCCTCGGACTTGCCGGTGAGCATGAGCCGCACGTGACGTTCACCGAATCCATCGATGACCTCGCCGCCGAGGTGATTGATGACCTCTATCTGAAGCACTACGCAGGTCAGTCCGCCCCACCGATTTCCCTTGCCGCCGCACGCGCAGCCGCGCTCGCCGCGATACGGGACCGCCAGGCGCGCCTCGCACCGTTCAACGCCGACGACGGAAGCGCGCCGTGGCATCTCGTTGCATTCGCCGAAGCCGCCCGGGGGGAGATCGAGCGCCGCAAGCGGATAGCGGGCATACGGACCTTCGATGACCTGCTCATACTGCTGCGCGACACGTTGGCGGACCAAGTCCACGGTGACACTGCCTGCGAGCGCGTCCGGCGACAGTACCGGCTGGTGCTCGTCGATGAGTTCCAGGACACCGACCCCGTCCAGTGGGAGATTCTTTCGCGCGCTTTTCACGGGCACTCCACGCTCATTCTCGTGGGTGACCCTAAACAGGCCATTTACGCCTTCCGCGGCGCTGAAGTCTTGAGTTACCTCGACGCCGCACGGCAGGCCAGCAACCATCGGCAGCTCGGTGTGAACTGGCGCAGCGATGCTGGACTTATCGCCGCCCTCGACCACCTCTATGGTCGTGCCGCGCTCGGGCATGCGGATATCGTCGTCGGTTCTGTCACTGCCCATCACACCAAGTCCCGCATCGAGGAGACCGTTCCGCTGCGGTTGCGCTACCTGCCCAGGACCGGGTCTGGCCCGCTCGGCAGAACCGGGTTCCCACCGATAGGCAGGCTACGCGCCCGGGTCGCGCGGGATCTCGCCGCGGACGTTGCGCGTCTGCTCAGAAGTGGCCGCCGAGTGTCGCTTGGGCCGGAAGACCGGCCGGTGGCTCCCAATGACATCGCCATCCTCGTCCGGAAATGGGCACATATTCCCTACATTCGCGACGAGCTGGACAGATTGGCGGTCCCTTCCGTTCTCGCTGGCGGAGCGAGCGTGTTCACCACACCCAGCGCGACGCAGTGGCTGTGGCTGCTGCATGCGCTGGAGCAGCCACACCGGCCCGGCCGCGTGCGGCTAGCCGCGCTCACCCCGTTGCTGGGCTACCGGCCGGAACAACTCGACGACGAAGCGATGGCGGGGCTGAGCGGTCATCTCCGCGCGTGGGCCGAACTATTCAGCACGGCCGGGTTCGCCGCCGTTTCCGAGCGGATCGCCGCTCACACGGGGTTCGATGCCCGCCTGCTCAGCCACGAATCAGGCGAGCGTGATCTGACCGACCTCCGCCACATCGCGCAACTGCTGAACGAGGCCGCGCTCGAAAACTCGTACGGCCTGTCAGCGCTGACGCGATGGCTGACTCGCCGCATTCAGGACCCGAACTCAGGTGGCGGATCTGACCGCAGTCAGCGCCTCGACAGTGAGGCTGCCGCGGTGCAGATCGTCACCATCCACGGCAGTAAAGGATTGCAGTTTCCTATCGTCTACGTGCCGTACGGCTGGGACGGCGCGAAGGACCCGTACCCGTCTTCACTTCTCCTGCACGATGATGACGGACGCCGCATCCTCGACATCGGCGGCAAGGAGAGCCCCGACTTCTTTCGGCACCGAACACGGTGCAACAGGGAAGATGCGGGCGAGGAACTGCGCCTGCTCTATGTCGCGCTGACCCGCGCACAGTGCCAGGCCGTGCTCTGGTGGGCGCCAGCATACGGAACGGAGACGGCGCCACTACAGCGCTTGCTGATGGGACGGAGCTCAGATAGTACCGAGCCCGCACTGCCAGCCAAAGTGCCCGAAGATCACATCGCCGCTCAGATCCTCGAGGATTGGGGCGGGGCTGCGGCGCAATATATTTCGGTCGAAGCTGCAGGCAAGGGCGGCGGGCCTGCACTCTCGTGGGAGCCGGCACCGGAGCCGGTGCGGGAACTCGCTGCGGCGGAGTTTCACCGGTCGCTCGACGCGAAATGGCGGCGCACCTCGTATTCGGCTTTGATTGCGACAGCCCATGATCCAGCTGGGGTGAGCAGCGAGCCAGAGGAACCCGTCATTTCCGATGAGCCTGACGCAGAGCCGCACCTGGTTTCTGACCGTGGTGGTGCTCCCTCACTGATGAACGACCTGCCGTCGGGCGCAGTATTCGGCACCCTCGTCCACGAAATCCTCGAAACGGTCGACACGTCTACTGGTGACTTGCCCGCAGAACTACACAATCGATGTCGCGACGCCATCCGCAGGCGGCATTCTGAGGTCGAACCTGCGGCTCTCGCGACGGCGCTGCATGCGGTGATGACCACACCACTCGGATACGGAACGCTCGCCGACATCCGGCCGGGAGACCTTCTTCCCGAACTCAGTTTCGAGTTTCCGCTAGCCGGCGGGGACACACCCGTGTCTGATCGGGTCACGCTGCAGCGGATCGCGCGCCTGCTGCACAACCACGTGCCTGCTGACGATCCCCTCGCTTCGTATCACCGCGTGCTGACGACTGTGAAGGCTCCCCCGCTCCGGGGATTTCTCACCGGCAGTATTGACGCGGTCCTGCGCGTCCCCGGGCCCCGCTACATCGTCGCGGATTACAAAACGAACCGCCTTGGGAGAGGAGACCTTACAGTCGGGCATTACACGCCCGAGGCCATGGCAGCGGAAATGTTGCACGCGCACTATCCTCTCCAAGCCCTGCTGTATTGCGTTGCCCTGCACCGTTATCTGCGCTGGCGGCAGCCGCACTACGAACCCGAAGTTCACCTAGGGACTGTTCAGTACCTCTTCGTGCGCGGGATGATCGGACCCGACACGCCACCCGGCCACGGTGTCTTCGAATGGAAGCCGCCTGCGAGGCTCGTCGTGCAACTCTCAGACATGCTGGCCGCGAGCGATTTAGGAGCTGAAACGGATGTCTGA
- a CDS encoding DUF1697 domain-containing protein: MGSRIHLVRAINVGGAKLPMAELRAIAAALGASDVRTYIASGNLLCEPPGDPDAFDRALEEAIQAQFGFFREVISRSPDEVQAALDAHPFAIVNPKFSYVTFLLREPAATAVEKARTYETGKDCWDVIGREMHIRYVDGAGRPEMKDASIGRALGVPGTARNINTVRKLLELSR, from the coding sequence ATGGGTTCCCGCATCCATCTCGTCCGCGCCATCAATGTGGGCGGCGCGAAACTGCCGATGGCAGAGCTACGGGCCATCGCCGCAGCACTGGGAGCTTCTGACGTGCGCACCTACATAGCGTCCGGAAATCTCCTGTGTGAGCCTCCGGGAGACCCTGATGCGTTCGACCGCGCCCTCGAAGAAGCGATCCAAGCCCAGTTCGGCTTCTTTCGCGAGGTGATCTCACGTTCCCCGGATGAAGTGCAGGCTGCCCTCGACGCCCATCCGTTCGCAATCGTGAATCCGAAGTTCTCGTACGTGACGTTCTTGCTGCGTGAGCCAGCTGCTACGGCCGTGGAAAAAGCGCGGACGTATGAGACTGGGAAGGACTGCTGGGACGTCATCGGTCGTGAAATGCACATCAGGTATGTCGATGGCGCAGGGCGGCCCGAAATGAAAGACGCCTCCATCGGCCGCGCACTTGGCGTTCCGGGGACCGCGCGGAACATCAATACGGTGCGGAAACTGCTGGAGCTTTCACGATAA